Genomic segment of Burkholderiales bacterium:
GCTCGCGGCATTCATGCGCCGCAAGACCGCTCTGCCGTCAACCACCGCGACATCAACGACTGCAACGCCTCCGGCGGTGCCGCCGGAGTTATAACCGCCGCCCGCGGCTGTCCGAAACTACAAGCGCTGCTCCCACGCGTCCTCGCAGGAAAATCCCATTTGCGAGAGCCCTTCCTCCAGGTAATCCGCGAGTAATGGCAGATCGAGCAGGTAGCGCAGCGTGGCTTCATCCATGAAGTCGCTCGCCTGGCGGATCGCTTCGGGCCATTCTTCTTTCGTGAAATCGCCGCGGCCCACGGTGACAAGCGCGAGCAATTCGGTCAACTCGCCTTCGTTCAAACGTTCGAGCGACGCGGTCAATTCCTGGTCGGTCGCATCGTCCGGATAATCGAGCAGAATCTCGCGTCCGCCATCGTCGGCAGGGTTCGAAGCGGTGTCCGGAAACTCGGCATCGGTCTTGGCATTGACCTCGCGCGCCTTCAGAATGATGAAACAGACTTCTTCGGAACTGATGTTTTCCATGGTGAGCCTCCGATCCAGGGCCTGTTCATACTAAAGCTGCATGGATGCGTGTTGGCGG
This window contains:
- a CDS encoding DUF3775 domain-containing protein; its protein translation is MENISSEEVCFIILKAREVNAKTDAEFPDTASNPADDGGREILLDYPDDATDQELTASLERLNEGELTELLALVTVGRGDFTKEEWPEAIRQASDFMDEATLRYLLDLPLLADYLEEGLSQMGFSCEDAWEQRL